The Gossypium hirsutum isolate 1008001.06 chromosome A13, Gossypium_hirsutum_v2.1, whole genome shotgun sequence nucleotide sequence tgttaatattAATTAGATAGGACGAGCATAAGCACATgaattatagaaaaaataatatcaatattaattacaaaaaaagaagaagacattATTTGGCATGTCTTTATATCTGCATGGGCATGAATAACTACCAAAACTATAATATTAATTAGCATAAGGAGTTTAGTAGCAGTTCATTGTCAGAAATTTCCGCTGGATAGCTTGCAATACGTATCAGGAAATCAATTCTCTTGTAAGGTTTCCCTGGAAAGAAGAGTTTTGCTATCAACTATATCCACCAGACAGTAAATTCTAGTATACTAGTAAATTACGGTAATACAACACTAAACTAAGTTGGATTTTATGCTCTGTACATAGATTATATAGTGAAATCAAGAGATTTCACAATTTAAAACAGTTCTGGGTTGCAACTATTGTTGCGAAATTTGTGCACGAAAAATGATGATAAGAGGTGCACTAAGCAGAGCACAGGGTACCCCGTTGTTTCACTAGCaacccttttaatttctttataagAAGGGGATTGTCATGCATGTAGTCTAGGAATGACTTCCTCAAGCTACGCAACAACTCTATGTCATTGTTGCCTGGCTTAACATTAAGCAGCTTTGTAAACAGGGCCTTCCATAGCTCAACATTCCAATATCTGAAAGCAATTGTGCAAAATTATAATGAAAGTTCAGAGACGGCACCACcaagtaaaagaataaaaaggaaatacAGCTCTTGATTTATTTGTGAATTTCTAAGTACCGTTGCCAATGGGTCAAAAGAAATTAATTACGAAATCCGCGCCAGAACTAAACTACAATGAATATGCAGTGATGAAAGAACAATACCGTTTAAAAGATGATTTTGGTAGATAAATGTAGCCACCATCTGAGGCTTTTCTTTCAACTTCCATGTAAGTATTATGCAGCATCATATGGACAGCAACACATAGGCCATATGTGTCTGTCTGTTGACAAATTACACAGCAAGGTCAAGGTAATCATTCTGGGGAAATTAAAGACACCAATTTGCAATCGTTCATGAAACAGAGACTTGCCTGGAAGGTCCATGGTTTTTTCTCTTGCATTTCAATACAACAAAACCCAGAAGTTCGACAATCACCAGTAAATTCTGTGTTCTTGGGAAAAAGTTGCAGATCAATCCCCCTCCCCCAATCGACAAGGTAAAGACCCTGCCAAATAGAACTTTTAAGAACAAGGCCTAATTGTCCAGTGCTAACTATAAAATTCCATAGTTTATATTCACACAGTAAACCTGATCAAGCCAAGAGCCAGTTCGATCTTTAAACCCTTCTTCTGAGAGGTCATCCctggaaaatgttagaaatccATGTAATACATGTCAAACCccaaaattaacttaaataagtaaataaaaatgctcAAATGAATTCCATTTTGTAACTAAATAATGTTAACAATCACTTTGAAGCCAATTTTGgactttagaaaataaaataatgttaacaATAACTTTGAAGCCAACTTTGGACTTTAGAAAATAAGTACTCAAAATGTTTTGCCTttctgaaaaatatatatatttgaaaggtGAACAGCAGAGGTACAGCATAAATATCTCCATGACTTTTATGAACAGTTACAAATGGCTTATACATTAGTGCGCTGGTCCGCTTACATGTAAATATCCAGGCTACTCCCATTTAAGGCTTCTTAATAACATCAAGTGCAATGTCATTAACTTTTAACCATCAGGAATGCAGTGTTTACTGTGGTAGACTTAAAACTCAGACTAGAAAATAACAGTTCATACATTGTCATTAAGGTCATTAGTTTTCCTTTTATAAACGTCATTATTGTATTTACTGATTTTACAGAATACATCAAAAACCAAGATACAGTTACAAGTAGGCTGCACAAAACATTCAGTCATGACCTATAGTAATGAAAAGGAAACACTTACTTAGAATAGCGAATGAGAAGATTATCAGGCTTGAAATCACCATGAATGATGCCAACACTATGCAGAGTTTCCAACATGTAAAGCATCTCTGTAGTGTAATAAATGCACAATACCTCTTCCATGAATTTGCCAGTAACTACATAAGAATTAATGGCATCCTGTACAACACAATGGCAAATGTTAGAGAAGCCTCCTTTGGCTTGGCTGGAGCTGTAGCAGGACATAAACCTACCTGAAGTGTCCCATGAGCTAGATAGTCGCATATGAGTATGCTACAATCAGAATATATATGAACTTTATGAGCAAAACCAAAGCTTGATCTCTGATACAATGAAATTAGAAAAACAAGAAAAGCTCATCAGGCCAGAATACACTGATAATGATGTATAATCATAAGCAACTAGAATTGTTGGACCTGTTTGCCTGAGATACGTTCATCAAGTTGACGGTACATGTAGAATTCCCAAGGGAAAGCAGGCCTTTGTATCTGCAAGAAGAGTTTTGTAATGTTAGAACAGAGTCCAAAATGTGAAACTGTGATCTTTATCAAAGGTGAAATTGACCTTTAATGCAACAGCATCATCAGGATTGCTATCGACATACGCTTTAAATACTTGAGCAAAGCCACCCTGACCAGCACACCCCTTGATCTGATACTTCTTTCCGCCTTTTGAAAATATAGATAAAAGAATAACACATGCAGAGGAAAAAAGAATCCAAGAGATATATTAATTTTCCAAAACTAAAAAAGGCTTGCTTCGTCACTATGATACAGATTCTCTTCTATATTTCACAATTTGCATCAATTTTTAGAAGGGGTAAGCAAAAGACTAAGGAATATGACAAAATAGGTAATGATATGAAGCTAAGATAACCAAGAGAAGGTGAAGGAAGTTGCTTGTAAATATAGTCACGGTGTTAAGCAAAACCATAAATCAGTGTTGGCAGCAAATTTTGATCTCATAGTTTACTGTGAACCTTTTTCTCACCTTTAATCTCACTAATTATTCACATAGATCTGGTTTGACAATTAtggttagaaaattttcacacgacacaGTTCAAAGCATCAAGCTAGAATCATATTTCAGCATCACAGTAATTACCTATCTCAATAattttattccttgatgatttcTTCAAAGAAGATAAGGCCACTTTTCCAGAGTAAGCTTTCTTACTCAGGTGGTATCCCTGAAATAAATGTCAAAAAGGCTAGAATAAGACTAACCAGGAATAAGACTAAAAAGTGAAGAAACATGCAACAAATCTAAGCAAACTCTCACATCATATTTTGTGATTCGTGGATGTATCTTCTTTAAAAGCTCTTCAACGATGAAGGCAGACCATGGATTAATAAGTTTCATGCCAACCTCAACTTGTTCACCTCCGGCAACCTGCAGCACGTGTATGTCAACAAACTCAAggaaaaaagaaatggaaagaaaacAAGGGTTTACCCACGCAGGCTttttaattctaaattcaaacGAAGAACACTTTGTGATGTAATGTAAGACTCTTTTATTAGTGAAATGTTTATCAATGATTCCCCATTAGGCATCTGTAAAAAGGGTTAAAGGGAAAAGGCTGTTGTTGAAACCTTAGGCAGTCATTTAGAAAAGATGCAAAAGACTGAACGCCTATTGATCCATGAAATCTCAAAAAAAATAACTGCATAACTTCAAACTTCATCTTATGAGGAAAAACTTCAAAATTATCATATATAAGAGGAAATTATTTTGCATTAGCCTGATATTTCCAGAAAATCATACAAGGTGATGCATAGTGAACTCTTATCAACAATTTGAAgtgtataaattataaaagaaagtCAAATTCTGCACCTCTGTACATGTACACATGCATCTGCTGTCATAAATGTGATGGTAACATTCAAGGTTAAGCTTTAATTACCTTCCCAAGTGAGAAAGTATTAAGCCTTTCAGACATTCTTTTGACAAATAAGGATTGTGCCCACTTTAGCTTCTCAATTGGCTCAGCTTTTCTATTCTCCAAACATAATAGAAGTATCAATAATCAAAACATCAATCCCAAAAAAAAAGGGCTATTATAATTCAcataaagaggaaaaaaatacaaaaccttGAAATGCCTATATGATAAATGATGTGTGCTTCCTTCCACTTCCCTTTGGCTTCAAGAAAATATGCGTACCACTCATAAAGTAGAGAATGTCCAATACATATCTCATTCTCCTccatttctctaaaaatattttcgTAATCTTTACTTCCTTCtaactgaaaaagaaaaacacacacaaaaaaaattgagttaatgCAATATCTAGAGCCCCATAAGCTTATGCATCAAAGGTACCAAATCGACGAACATAATCGAAGCATTACTTGtagtaagtaaaaaaaaattcttaaatctACGTTAAAATTCAAGCAATGCTGGGAAAAGAACTCAATGAAGTTATCTGAACGCTCAAAAACACACACCATAAACGTGCACGTTGAGAAATTTTCTAATTCACTCTCTCTATGTAAAAGCATATAAGCTCGaactatataaaattatacaaaacgcGAAAAACCAAATCAAACCATTAAATAATTGGCTATCAACCTCAACCAATCGTAACAACTAGCATCTTGAAAATTCGAAAACCAAAACTAAACCGCAAGAGTAAGCAGATATAATTACATAAAGGAACCAAATCTTAAGAAATCTAAGGTCGTTTCTGTATTGGGCATTGTTCTTGAAAGTGGAGATACAATCTGATAAAAGATTGTCGAGATCTCCACCAGAGCGGTTCCCTGAGTACCAGTCGTCCAATTCCTTTTTTATAGACCTGGATTTGCAACAAGTTagtgaaaaatatttatagcaAAGAATTTATAGAaacttaaattgtaagaaaacaAGAGAGAGAAGAATACAGTAGCCACGGGCAGAGAGGGTCGTTAGCGTAGGAGGAATTGTTCAAATCTGTCGGGATGATAACCATATCTTCTTTTTCCCCAGGAAAAGATGGACTGAAGAATGAGAGGGAAATCTTTGCTTTTCAAATTGGTTTCATCACACGGTTGGGCGCTGTTGGAAGTTgaacttttgtttttttaaaatactttttgttACTTCAATTTGACACCTTTTTTAATATGGTACATTTACTATGTTTTGATGTAACGCGGTTCCGGtatttaataaaagttaaatattttggtatctaaatattaacaatgttaattttttagcgtttaattcgaattttaaagttgatttaatgaaaattaataattagctaataataatgccatttaattttcaacatatcagttctaaaactcgaattaaatCACATCTATCAAATTGAAATTAACACATGAAATACAAAATTAAACAAGTTCACAATTAACActaattttattctaatattagcaattaactttcagtAAACCAATCATAAAACCTAAactaaacactaaaaaatttaacattGCTACTTTTGGGTACCAAAATATGTAAGTTGTGTAACATTCCTAAAACTCATttggttaaaaataatatgagataGGTTTTTTACTGAAATGAGATATAAATAAAGTAAAGGATAAGGGATGTTAGAGAAAAATGAAACAAGAAGTAGGTtgtgaaatattaatttgaatcagggactaaatcataaaaatataaatttttttatggttcaagcataaatatttaaaatatgaggggttaaagtataaatataaaaaaattgaagggcCAATAGTGCAACTATCTTAAGGGTGAAAGGGTctagaaggaccaaattgaacaAATGAAGAAATaagaaggattgaattgtaaattttacCAAGAAAAATGTCATAAAAAGAATAGAATTGTAAAGAAagtataagggtaaaatagtcatttcttaaataagataattatggGAAATATCTTTTGTTATGGACAAATGTGGGCcattagattaaattgaaaagtaagaAGAAATTATGACAATTGGATTGAAATCATgactaataaattttttataatattttaatattaattaattaagagaATTTTTTATGGAAGCATGAAGAAAATTATCCATGCTTCATCAACTTGCCATCCACCACTAGTATAACTAGTAGGaattttgaagaataaactgtattaattggcttaAGTAAAAATTTTATCGAGCCTAGTTTCAAGAACAAAAGGCAGATCTTAATTTCGAATCCTGTcgagatataaatattttagtgactaCCACTCAAATGGACTATCTTGATAAGAGTATTTGTGTATGATTAGATCATCCTTAAATAATATCACACATAAGCCTAATATGTTAAGAGTcaaagatttatatatatatatatatatataaatattaaggatGTTGATTGGAGAGAAGAAGGAAAATAATTGAAGATTTATAATACTGAAAATTGTTACAAAGGATGATTTTGCTAATACATAAAGGAAGTGCAAATGTTTTATTGAAATACTAAGTGGctgatatgaaatgaattaagGAGGCCCTAATTGACAAATTAATTGGTAaatgctaataataataataataataataataaataataataataataataataataatgtcatGTAGAGAGGATAAACTATTTTTTAGAGCAAGTCCTTTAAAGGACTCATTTGTAAAATGTTGATAATTgtgttaaatttataaatttggaatTAGTGGCATATTCATAAGGTTCATTACAAAACATCATATGTTTAAGCAATAAGTGATAGGGTAATGACTTTTGATAATAAAGTTGATATGTTTTAAGACTAAAAAAaatggacttaattgtaaaactTGATATTTGCTTAAAATTATATGAGATAATTATATGCTTATGAATTGGTACATGAAATTAGGAATAAAGGATGTTTAAAGATAATTTGATATATGGATTGATATGGTTAAAGTTGACAAGTAAACATTGGTTAAAAATGGGTGAAAAATAAAGACTAAGGTGTTAAA carries:
- the LOC107894134 gene encoding mitotic checkpoint serine/threonine-protein kinase BUB1; protein product: MVIIPTDLNNSSYANDPLCPWLLSIKKELDDWYSGNRSGGDLDNLLSDCISTFKNNAQYRNDLRFLKIWFLYLEGSKDYENIFREMEENEICIGHSLLYEWYAYFLEAKGKWKEAHIIYHIGISRKAEPIEKLKWAQSLFVKRMSERLNTFSLGKVAGGEQVEVGMKLINPWSAFIVEELLKKIHPRITKYDGYHLSKKAYSGKVALSSLKKSSRNKIIEIGGKKYQIKGCAGQGGFAQVFKAYVDSNPDDAVALKIQRPAFPWEFYMYRQLDERISGKQRSSFGFAHKVHIYSDCSILICDYLAHGTLQDAINSYVVTGKFMEEVLCIYYTTEMLYMLETLHSVGIIHGDFKPDNLLIRYSKDDLSEEGFKDRTGSWLDQGLYLVDWGRGIDLQLFPKNTEFTGDCRTSGFCCIEMQEKKPWTFQTDTYGLCVAVHMMLHNTYMEVERKASDGGYIYLPKSSFKRYWNVELWKALFTKLLNVKPGNNDIELLRSLRKSFLDYMHDNPLLIKKLKGLLVKQRGTLCSA